In Lactococcus paracarnosus, a genomic segment contains:
- a CDS encoding thiamine diphosphokinase: MKIVVLAGGPAASFETYIAQCGDRSHTYFVGVDRGAYRLMQAGFPVNLAIGDFDSLKSEEFEAVSAYADELHQSPAEKDDTDLELAMLTVAARFKKIDEILILGGIGGRFDHGIQIFYLVLQKRFAELIEKIRLIDGQNVIQFVGPGRHQIVKDPSMTYLAFASLTPVSDFLIKDAKYDFDRTDFDRNFSLSSNEFIDEQPVTIAFTAGIVSIIQSKDL, translated from the coding sequence ATGAAAATAGTCGTCCTAGCAGGGGGTCCTGCAGCTTCATTTGAAACTTACATCGCGCAATGTGGTGATCGTTCGCATACCTATTTTGTTGGTGTAGATAGAGGAGCCTACCGCCTGATGCAAGCAGGCTTTCCAGTCAATTTAGCTATCGGAGATTTTGATAGCCTCAAATCAGAAGAATTTGAAGCTGTATCAGCCTACGCAGATGAGCTTCATCAGTCACCAGCTGAGAAGGATGATACGGATTTAGAGCTTGCCATGCTAACAGTGGCGGCACGTTTTAAAAAGATTGACGAGATACTTATTTTAGGGGGTATCGGTGGTAGATTTGATCATGGTATTCAAATCTTTTATTTAGTTTTGCAAAAAAGATTTGCTGAGCTAATAGAAAAAATCAGGTTGATTGATGGTCAAAATGTGATTCAATTTGTAGGCCCTGGGCGACACCAGATAGTTAAAGATCCATCGATGACCTATTTAGCATTCGCCAGTCTAACGCCCGTGAGCGATTTTTTGATTAAGGATGCTAAATATGATTTTGATCGCACTGATTTTGATCGCAATTTTTCTTTGTCGTCGAATGAATTCATCGATGAGCAACCGGTTACGATTGCCTTCACAGCAGGTATTGTTTCGATTATACAATCCAAAGATTTATAA